In Brachypodium distachyon strain Bd21 chromosome 2, Brachypodium_distachyon_v3.0, whole genome shotgun sequence, one genomic interval encodes:
- the LOC100838076 gene encoding uncharacterized protein LOC100838076, which produces MNTSQFMDKQILGLAASASPSSSLAGGGGAELLDLMGPDPQDEGQDRPIRRHHSTNGSAAADVLPSYDFQPIRTSTAAPPSWGSLESGSRAPTAASSTYNLKSAGILENHALKNVSHEDDRSNFGQVTVADIDRTMKKYSDNLFHALEGVSSRLLQLERRTHHLENSVDEFNLTIGNYNGSTDGKLRQLENMLREVQVGVQIMRDKQEIVETLVNLAKLQAPKTETHSSENSGVGQADSRQQSVAPQQAAVQPQHQVTTPSQPQAFPALPAPNAPPPPPMLQNQPPAQFVGHSPHSQMPSVPPVASVTSVPALPNDPYYMPSAQQTEAIHQQYQSPPVPQPQAPPAPPQQYQAPPVPQPQAPRAPPQQYQAPPVPQPQAPPAPPQQYQPPSHFPQYSQPPQSANVNPSGPLALPAPQQTEYVPPHSYPPNVRPPSAYMPPPSEPAPPFYGQNPGMYEPPASRPNSGTPPSYGSTGYGPQGGSGFSDSYGYTGSPSHRGNAGMKPTPFAPSGPTSGGGGNSYGSRLPTAQILPQAAPVSSSPTGSSGNNRVAIDDVVEKVSTMGFSREQVRATVRRLTENGQNVDLNVVLDKLMNDSDVQPQKGCGDPTVFEAFWRETGALAEIVIPGWQTMSYFSDVGNVCWFLEPEFGRQVRRLHRTVRNAAAGDEYHVVVGTGSTQLFMAALYALSPSGSGDPISIVSTAPYYSSYPAVTDFLRSGLFRWAGDANSFKGDEYIELVCSPNNPDGALRDAVLRSEAGKTVHDLAYYWPQYTPITAEAAHDIMLFTVSKSTGHAGTRIGWALVKDREVAKRMTKFVELNTIGVSKDSQMRAAKVLSAVSDGYDMGSGSRHRHRLFDFGRRKMVERWAMLRAAAAASGIFSLPEETSGHCSFSNDTAANNPAFAWLRCDREDVEDCAGFLRGHKILTRSGSQFGADPRYVRVSMLDRDDAYGIFVTRLASLK; this is translated from the exons ATGAACACGTCGCAGTTCATGGACAAGCAGAtcctcggcctcgccgcctccgcctccccctcctcctccctcgcgggcggcggcggcgcggagctcCTCGATCTGATGGGCCCCGACCCCCAGGACGAAGGCCAGGACCGCCCCATCCGACGCCACCACAGCACCaacggcagcgccgccgctgatgTGCTGCCCAGCTACGACTTCCAGCCCATCCGCACCAGCaccgcggcgccgccctcgTGGGGCTCCCTTGAATCCGGCTCCAGGGCACCCACTGCCGCCTCGTCCACGTACAACCTCAAG AGTGCTGGTATATTGGAGAATCATGCGCTGAAGAATGTTAGTCATGAGGATGACAGGAGTAACTTCGGACAGGTCACTGTGGCAGATATTGATCGAACCATGAAAAAGTATTCTGATAACCTGTTCCATGCACTAGAAGGTGTAAGCTCAAGGCTTTTGCAGCTGGAGCGTAGAACACATCATCTTGAAAACTCTGTTGATGAGTTCAACCTAACAATTGGCAACTATAATGGCAGCACTGATGGAAAACTGAGGCAACTTGAGAACATGCTGAGGGAG GTCCAAGTAGGTGTGCAGATTATGCGCGACAAGCAGGAAATTGTGGAAACACTGGTCAATCTTGCAAAGCTCCAGGCACCCAAAACTGAGACCCATTCGTCAGAAAACAGTGGGGTTGGACAGGCAGACTCGAGACAGCAGTCAGTGGCTCCACAGCAGGCAGCTGTTCAGCCGCAACATCAAGTCACGACCCCTTCCCAACCACAAGCATTTCCTGCACTTCCTGCTCCAAAtgcgcctcctccacccccaATGCTTCAAAACCAGCCTCCAGCACAGTTTGTAGGCCATTCACCACATTCACAGATGCCATCAGTCCCTCCAGTTGCATCGGTTACCTCAGTACCAGCTTTACCAAATGATCCCTACTACATGCCCTCTGCTCAGCAAACTGAGGCCATTCATCAGCAGTATCAATCCCCTCCAGTTCCACAGCCACAGGCGCCTCCAGCACCACCACAGCAGTATCAAGCCCCGCCAGTTCCACAGCCACAGGCACCTCGAGCTCCACCACAGCAGTATCAAGCCCCACCAGTTCCACAGCCACAGGCACCTCCAGCTCCACCGCAGCAGTATCAACCACCATCACATTTTCCTCAATATTCACAACCACCTCAGTCTGCAAATGTTAACCCTTCAGGCCCACTTGCACTTCCTGCACCCCAGCAGACAGAATATGTGCCTCCTCATAGCTATCCACCAAATGTCCGTCCTCCTTCAGCTTATATGCCACCGCCTAGTGAACCAGCCCCTCCTTTCTATGGACAGAACCCTGGCATGTATGAACCTCCTGCATCTAGGCCCAACTCTGGGACACCACCATCTTATGGTTCCACTGGGTACGGGCCACAGGGGGGGAGCGGTTTCTCCGACTCATATGGTTACACTGGGTCACCTTCTCACCGTGGCAATGCTGGAATGAAGCCGACACCTTTTGCTCCCTCAGGGCCAACCTCCGGGGGTGGCGGCAACAGCTACGGCAGCAGGCTCCCCACGGCTCAGATACTACCGCAAGCAGCGCCAGTCAGTTCCAGCCCGACCGGTTCGTCAGGCAACAACAGGGTGGCAATCGACGACGTGGTCGAGAAGGTCTCGACAATGGGGTTCTCTAGAGAGCAGGTGAGGGCGACGGTGCGGAGGCTGACCGAGAACGGGCAGAACGTAGATCTGAACGTGGTGCTCGACAAGCTGATGAACGACAGTGACGTGCAGCCCCAGAAAGGTTG CGGGGACCCGACCGTGTTCGAGGCGTTCTGGAGGGAGACGGGGGCGCTGGCGGAGATCGTGATCCCAGGGTGGCAGACGATGAGCTACTTCTCCGACGTCGGCAACGTGTGCTGGTTCCTGGAGCCCGAGTTCGGCCGCCAGgtgcgccgcctccaccgcaccgtccgcaacgccgccgccggggacgaGTACCACGTCGTCGTCGGCACCGGCTCCACGCAGCTCTTCATGGCCGCCCTCTACGCGCTCTCcccctccggctccggcgaccccATCAGCATTGTCTCCACGGCTCCATACTACTCT TCGTATCCGGCGGTCACGGACTTCCTCCGGTCTGGTCTGTTCCGGTGGGCCGGCGACGCCAACTCGTTCAAGGGCGATGAGTACATCGAGCTGGTGTGCTCCCCGAACAACCCTGACGGTGCCCTCCGCGACGCCGTGCTGCGGTCGGAGGCCGGGAAGACGGTGCACGACCTGGCCTACTACTGGCCGCAGTACACCCCGATCACCGCGGAGGCCGCCCACGACATCATGCTCTTCACCGTGTCCAAGAGCACCGGCCACGCCGGCACCCGGATCGG GTGGGCGTTGGTGAAGGACAGGGAGGTGGCGAAGAGGATGACCAAGTTCGTGGAGCTCAACACCATCGGCGTCTCCAAGGACTCGCAGATGCGGGCCGCCAAGGTGCTCAGCGCGGTCTCCGACGGCTACGACATGGGCTCCGGCtcccggcaccggcaccggctGTTCGACTTCGGCCGGCGCAAGATGGTGGAGCGGTGGGCGatgctccgcgccgccgcggcagcatCCGGCATCTTCAGCCTCCCCGAGGAGACCTCCGGCCACTGCAGCTTCTCCAACGACACCGCCGCCAACAACCCCG CGTTCGCGTGGCTGCGGTGTGACAGGGAGGACGTGGAGGACTGCGCGGGGTTCCTGCGCGGGCACAAGATCCTGACGAGGAGCGGGAGCCAGTTCGGGGCGGACCCGAGGTACGTCCGGGTGAGCATGCTCGACAGGGACGACGCCTACGGCATCTTCGTCACCCGCCTCGCCTCCCTCAAGTGA